One genomic window of Gossypium hirsutum isolate 1008001.06 chromosome D11, Gossypium_hirsutum_v2.1, whole genome shotgun sequence includes the following:
- the LOC107886191 gene encoding polyadenylate-binding protein-interacting protein 9 encodes MAAVADNSGEAAVANGNNNLVVETSKSESKEFNVQKLVDMFTKLNPLAKEFFPSSYHHNPTKTGDFNQAPVNKQGNENFPNGRRRNNYNQGRRKLNGKAFRAQRDDSIKRTVYVSDIDQTITEEQLAGLFSNCGQVVDCRVCGDPHSVLRFAFVEFADEEGARTALNLGGTMLGFYPVRVLPSKTAILPVNPTFLPRSEDEREMCTRTVYCTNIDKKVSQAEVKNFFESACGEVTRLRLLGDNVHSTRIAFVEFAMAESAIVALNCSGMVLGTQPIRVSPSKTPVRPRVTRPTSR; translated from the exons atggctgcaGTGGCTGATAATTCAGGCGAGGCAGCAGTAGCTAATGGAAACAACAATTTGGTTGTTGAAACATCCAAATCAGAATCAAAGGAATTCAATGTGCAAAAGCTTGTTGATATGTTCACAAAGTTGAATCCTTTAGCCAAAGAATTTTTCCCATCATCTTATCATCATAATCCCACCAAAACTGGTGATTTTAATCAGGCTCCTGTTAATAAGCAAGGCAATGAGAATTTCCCCAATGGAAGG AGAAGAAATAACTACAACCAGGGTAGAAGAAAGCTTAATGGGAAAGCTTTTCGTGCTCAAAGAGATGATAGCATTAAGCGAACTGTATATGTTTCGGATATTGATCAGACT ATCACTGAAGAACAACTTGCTGGCTTATTTAGTAACTGTGGACAA GTTGTTGATTGCCGAGTTTGTGGTGATCCACATTCAGTTCTTCGCTTTGCATTTGTGGAATTTGCAGATGAAG AAGGTGCAAGAACTGCTTTGAACCTTGGTGGGACAATGCTCGGGTTTTATCCAGTTAGGGTCTTGCCTTCAAAAACTGCTATCCTTCCTGTGAACCCTACATTTCTCCCTCGG TCCGAAGATGAAAGGGAAATGTGTACCAGAACGGTTTATTGTACAAATATTGACAAGAAG GTTTCTCAAGCTGAAGTGAAGAATTTCTTTGAATCCGCTTGTGGTGAG GTCACTCGCTTGAGGCTTCTAGGGGATAATGTGCATTCGACCCGCATTGCTTTTGTTGAATTTGCCATG GCGGAAAGCGCCATTGTTGCACTGAATTGTAGTGGGATGGTACTAGGAACCCAGCCAATCAG GGTAAGTCCTTCAAAGACACCAGTGAGGCCACGAGTTACCCGACCAACATCGCGTTAA